The genomic stretch TTTATGTTGAAGGAATAGTAAATTTAGATATTTGTTTATGATTAAATGAAATATAACCCAATAGAATATATTTTTAAATATATTGAGTATTAAGATAAAATAATCATTTCAATTTTATAGAATCAATATTGATTTAATGAAGACTCGATTCATTATAAATCGTTTATAGAGGTATCCAAATGAACTGGAAAGATAAAAACGTGCTTATAACAGGAATAGGTGGATTTGCCGGATCTTATCTTGCTAAAGAACTTATTAGTAGAGAAACTAATGTTTATGGATTAATTCGAAGAAGAGCCGATGGTACAATAGCTAAAAACATTATCGACCGAGGTATAGCTGGTGAAGTAAACCTTATTGAAGGAGACCTTACTGATGTAACATCCCTTGCCGATGCCCTGGATCATTCCCAGCCTGATTACATTTTTCACCTTGCAGCCCAGTCTTTTGTGGAAAGATCATTCCATAATTCTCAGGAAACCCAGAACATTAACTGCATGGGGACTGCCAATCTCCTGGAAACCGTGCGGGTCAAAGATTCAGACTCAAAAATTGTCTTCGCAGGATCCAGTGAAGAATATGGGTTAGTTCTCTCATCCCAGGAACAGTATGAAAATGCTAAAAAAGATTATGGAACCATATTCCCTGAACCTGAAAATATTCCAGAAGTGCCGATAAATGAAACCAATCCCTTAAGGCCAATGTCTCCTTATGCTGTGTCTAAAGTTTATGGAGATTACTTGATGCGAAATTATTATCATTCTTATGGTGTAGATGCCGTTGTTTCTCGAGCTTTTAACCATGAAGGAGCAGGAAGGGGAATAATGTTCGTTACTTCTGTGGTAACCAATCAGATTATGAAACTAAAATTCGGTGAAATAGACCGTATTGTAATTGGAAACCTAAACGCCCTCCGGGACTGGTCACATGTTAAGGACATAGTTAATGGATACCTTTTACTTGCTGAAAAAGGGCAGGGAGGTGAAGTTTACAACCAGGGTTCCATGCGCACCAATTCCGTTTTGAGTTATATTCTCCTTGGATTAGAGGAAGCTGGTTGGGATGTGAATAAAATTGAAGCAGCCAATGGTGGTAAAGAAATCCAGGATCCAACTGAATCTGATGAAAGCCCGATATTTGGTATTAAATTCCCTAAAACAAAGGTTGACCAGTTAATTTTAGAGGGAGAACTGGAATATACCATTGAGGATAAGGGAATCAAAGTGGATACCCAACAGGGAGATGTGATGGTTGAGTTTAACCCTGACCGTTTCAGGCCAGCTGAAGTACCCATCCTACTGGCTGATACTAATAAAATCCAAAAATTAGGTGCTAAGATAGAATATAGTTTAAATAACATCTTAAACGATCAGTTGAATTATTTTTTGAAAAAAGAAAATAGAAGTCTCTAATTTTGGATTTTATATTAATTAGTAGCCAGCATAGTTTATATTATGAAATATAAACTATTATTTTAATTTTATTTCATACAAAAAATTTTATTTCATTAAATTTAGGTGGATTTATCAATGAGTAATGTAAGGATAATGGCAAAGAATACAACTGTACTTTTTGTCTCCCAACTTTTAACATATGTAATAGGTTTTTTTGTCACAATCTATTCAGCTCGTTACTTAGGTGTCGAAGGTTATGGGATCCTGTCCTATGCTCTTGCTTTAGGTGGAATATTAATTGTTTTTACAGAACTAGGATTATCTACATTATCTATTCGAGAAATCTCAAGGGATAAAAGCCTTGCACAAAAATACACATCCAACATATTGGTAATAAAAGTAGTACTATCCCTGATTACTATATTGGCGACTTTTGTAATTGTAAATGTGATGAACTACCCTCAGAATACTGCTTATATCATTTACATTATCATGGGTTCTTATGTAATAAACGCATTTACTACAATTCTTTCGTCACTTTCCCAGGCCTACGAAAAAATGGAATACCTCTCTTTAGGATCCATCCTAAACAGTATTATTATGCTGATGGGAGTTTTACTGGTAACACACTATCAACTGGGCATAGTGATATTTGCATCCATCTATTTATTCGATAACCTAATCTGTTTAATTTATTGGATTATAATTTCAGCTTGGAAATTCATTTTACCAAAAATAGAATTTGACTGGAATTTTTCAAAAATTACCATGAAAGAATCAATTCCATTTGCTATTACAGGTATATTCGCATTAATTGCCTTTAGAATAGACACAGTAATGTTATCCTTACTTTCAGGAGATGTTGCTGTAGGTTTTTACACAGCAGCTTATAAATTAATGGAAGTAATGATTTTCATTCCTGCTGTTTATGTAACATCTATATATCCTATTTTCTCAAGATTTCATGTCTCATCCAGGGATATTCTGAAATTTTCGTACGAAAAATCTTTCCAGTACATGATTATACTATCCCTACCAATTGCAGTGGGAACAACCTTACTTGCTGATGAAATTATACTGTTAATTTATCAATCAGGATTTGCTGCGTCGATAGTAGCCCTTCAAATTGTAATCTGGGCCATCCCATTAATATTCTTTAACAATGTATTAGCCACATCTATGGCATCCATAAACAAACAGAGAGATGCCATGAAAATTGTATTCTTCGCAATGATATTCAACATAATTATGAATTTAATATTCATTCCATTGTATGGATTCATGGCAGCTGCTTGCGTTACAGTGTTGACGGAACTCTTCACATTTACATTCTATGCCCGTAACATGTCCAGATACGGTTTTAAAATACATTTAACAAAAATTTTGTCAAAACCAGTGATTGCAAGTTTAGTTATGGGGATATTCATAACGTTAATAAATTTAAACCTTTTCCTGGAGATTTTCATCTCGGTAATCATTTATTTCGGAGTTTTATTCTTATTAAAAACTTTTAAAGAGGAAGATTTTGATTTAATAAAACAAATGAAAAACAAAGAGTAAAAAAACCGCGCAAACTTCTTAAAAATGTTAATTCATAATAATTTTAAAAGTTTATATAAATGGTGAATAAAGGGGATCCTATTTGAACTCAGTAATATCCTGGCATTATTTAAAATTACTATTTAACAAATAGCATATAATATCCTGATTTTCTCATATTAAAAAATCACACCAACCCGCAAATAATTGCTTTTAATTTCCCTCCCTAGAACAAATTAATTACTTGAATCAAAAGTATATAACGTATATTCTCTTAAAAACATAAAGTAAAAACATTAAGCGAAAACTTTAAAAGATTCTTATTCTAAAGATACTATAGTTATCACTAAGGATATTTTAGTCTTTAATGGTCATTAAAACATTGTAAAAGAATGTATTGATGTGATGATTAGTATTACTCTTGATAGGAATTGCAACAATTATTAATAAAAGAGTAACACGATTAACATTAGTTTCGGATTGAAATTAAGCCACCAAGTAAAAACATTTATATTATAAAGGAGACCACCTATTTATCATGATTATTCATGCTAATGTGTTCAGTTATGTTATTGCCCTGGCTGCAGCATTGATACTTAGCCTGGTTTTAAGGCTTCCCTTACTTCCTGAAAAACCTATGAGACAATCCTGGACCATCAGTGCTGTATTCCCAACTGCAGTATTGGCTATTGGGTTTTATGCCATGTTATGTGAGTTAGGTTATCAGGGATATATTGTGGCATTAATCACCGGGATCATCACTGCTTTATTTGCCAAATTTATTTTAGAAAAAGTAGTACCCACACCAGAATCAGATAAGGTGGAGGAGGAAGGGTCCCATGAATGAAATTTTAGGAATAGTGATTGCTGCTGTTATCTCGTGGCTAAATTTTGTACTGATAGATACCTGGATGGGACTTCCAGAAGGACCTGGAGTTAAGGGTGCTGATGTAATCGGTAGATCAATTAAGGAAAGAGGCGGGGATTTGGCAGGAGGATTCTTCCAGGGAAACATTGTTTGTTCACCTGATGCATCAGCCGGAACTTTACTAGCCTCAATTGGTTGTTATGCCATCGGAACTCCAGAAGGAGGATTAATAGCTGCAGTACTGGTATACTTTGGTAACCGGTTATGTGCAGACCCAGGATACGCAGGAACCACTGGGGCACTAAGCATCACGGTTATAATATTCTTAACCTCATTAATTGGATTTAAAACCGAATACTTCATTATAGGTATGGTACTGGCTATTGTAACCATACAGGGATTATATCACCCTGGAGCATCACGTCTTTTAGGGAAAATAGCCGAGAAAATGGGGAGACATACCAAGTTAACCTAAGGTGCAAATCATGTTAATTGAAATATTAGGCATAATAGTAGTACTCATGGCACTGCGCACACTGGTAGCTCAGAACCGTTCAGAACGTTTACTTTACCTTAACGTTATTGGTTTCAGCATGTCTGCAATCATTGCCTTATACATACAGACACCCTTCGGAGCAATAATAGCCATCACATTCTTTATAACATCCACCCTAAGCTCCAATGCCATTGCTTACTCTCTGGGAAGGGTGAAAGAAGAGATCCTGGTGAAATAAAATGTACCTTGACTTTGTAAACTTAACCACTGTATCGGCAGCACTTGCCCTTATTGGCACTGCCGGGATCATAGCCCTTCCAAAGCCCCTGGATAAAGTGATCATGTTTGCACTCCTCCAGGGAGGGTTCATAGGAATGATCATAGCTGCAAAATACCTGGACGTGGCCATGGCTGCAGCCATCTTTGACCCAATTTCCATTATTATCCTATTAATCGGAATCATCAAATTAAATGAAGTCCGAAAGAAAAAAGAAGAATCCCAGGAGGAAGGGAACCTTGCTTGATATTTATATATGGTTCTACACAGGAGTGGCACTTACCATCCTTGGGGGCGTTGCTACGGCCATAGGCCCCGGAGTTAAAGACCCCATTGTAAGGACCTTAAACACTGAAATTGCTGCAGTTGGTGTTTCACTCATATTTTTAACCTATAACCACACCATTGCCCTTTTAACCTACATTGCAGCCACCACCATCATTACCATGATCCTATTACGGGCTATTGTCAGATTAGAAGAAGTGGGGGCCAAATTATGATTAGTATAGGTCGACTTTGGAATGCACTGGCCAATCCTAAGAGAATTCCACGATTATTCTCAGTGATCCTGGGAGTTTTACTACTGGCCGGTTTCCTGGTACCCATGGGACTTAATGACAATCAACTGTACCCCAGACCCGCACCTCAATTACAGATAGACGAACAGGACCCCCTGGCACCTTACGATCGTGGCGGAAGCCCCCTGACAGCACCAGGAATCGTGAAATCACAGTACCCTCAATTCTCACCAGAATCCGGAATGGTAACTGGTTATTTATCCCCTATCGCCATATCCGTCAGCAACACTACCCTTTACTATGGTACATCCATATATTCATCTCCAGGAGGATTAATAGATGAAATATTATACTATTCAAGGGGATTCGACACAGTCCTGGAGTCCAGCATACTTATGATGGCCTTTGTAATTGCATCATGGGTGGCACTCAACTTCACCATGAAAAGGAGGGAAGATGAATGAGCGCATCTGTACTGGTTCCCAGCGTTGTATCCCCCATTGTGGTGTCACTTTACATTCCTGCAATATTCACCGGATTAATTGTAGGATTAATCGGACTTTTAGCCATATCCTACCAGAAAAACGATTTAAGCGCACTGATACTCACGGATATAGTGGGAATAGGAATGCTGATCATGGTGGCAGCAGTGGGAACAGATCTGGCTGAATCACTCATACTACCGGGACTGGTGGTTGAACTTGCCGAAATCCTGGCTATCTCCGAAATCTTAATGAGTAGAGAAATACGAAAACAGGGCAAAGATGTTGATCTTATCCCATTACCCATGAAAATGGACATGGAAATATTAACCACTGCCCCTAATTTCCTGGCAGTTATATTAATAGCATACGGCGCTTTCCTCACTGGATTTACAGGAGGTGCAGTTGCTGGTGGCGGTATATTAATATATGTACTGTCCAGAAGAGTACGTGGAGTTCCAGCTGATATCTGGGAAGGTGTTGCAGGAGTATCAGGTATTGCATGGTGCTTATGGTTAGTAGGATTTGTAATATTCTTTGTATTCCCCCAGTTCTGGCTCCTGGCATTGTTCCTGGCAGCATTCGGTGTGTTTATCAAAGTAACATTTAAAATGGGCCTTATAGGAGTTATTGGCCGTGAAGAATTCAAAAAGGAGTAGTAGGAGATAAATAAAATGGATATCATTATACTGGGCCAACAATTACTGGGATACATCCCTCTGGGAGATATTGTCCTTTACATGGCTCCCCTCAACCTGTTCATGTTCGCCGGTGCACTGGCCTTCACTACTCTCATTGCCATCAGCAAGACAGAAACCCAGGTTGAAGCAGAATTCGGGACCCTTAAAGACAAAGGTGTGACCGTAGATAAAAAAGAATTCAAAATTCGCAGGTTCCTGGCCATAGTTTGTGGACTGGCCACCGCCGGTGCAATGATCACTGGAGACGTATTTGATTTCACCCTGTTTGTCTGTCTAATAGGTATTGTTAACATAGGAATAGTAGCTGCCGTGAAACAGGTGGACGTCTTAGATGCTGCCTTCCAGTACGGTCTGGTGGCTATGATTGCCACTTTACCCCTCTTTGGAGGGGCGGCGTTGATCCTGGCAGCAACCGGAACTATCAGCCTACTGGAAATTGTGAACATACCCACCACTGCCATGATGGTTTTTGGTTCTCTCCTCCTATTTTTAGGAGTTGCTGGTGAAACTGGTGTGGCACCATTTTATGCCACTAAAGCAGAGATGTTCCGTACTCCAGGATCACCATTCCTTTTAATAATACACCTAAGCTCACTGCTGGTAATTGTTAGAGTTATTGAAATACTCCTAATCATAAACAAACCATTCTAAAGAATGGAAATATTCAAAAAAGATGACAAAAAATGAGTTAAAAATCAACTGGTCAAATTCTAAACTGGTAAAAAATTATCAATTCATGGAAAAAAACATCTAAACTGGTGAAATAATGGATAAACTGAAGGTAGCAAGTTATTTAATATTTATAATCTCGGTGGCAGGAATAGTATATGCTCTCCTGTTCAATCCACCCAACTGGGTGGTTTATGGAATTTCCATTATATTCATACCTGCAGGAATACTATCCTTTGGACTGATAGTAATGGCCAGGGGCCCTAAGGATGATGAAGAAGACAAGACCAGAGAACCATTTATAGGATATTAACCCAAATTATAGGATATTAACCCATAGTAGAATATTAAACCCCTTTATAAATGATATCATTGACTAAAATATCAGGACTAACTAATCGGTGATCATATTGAACTTAATGGCAAACATTCTGTTAAACGTTCTCATCGCATTTCTGGTGGGAAGTGTCCTTTTCGGACTGCAGAGGAAGATAATGGCCAGGATACAAATGAGGCCAGGGCCACCCATCATCCAGCACCTCTTACACACCTTAAAATTCTTCATTAAAGAATCTTCATTCCCTCAAACAGCTGCAATGCCATTTTACATAGCTATAACAGCCATGTTATGTGTTATATGGGTGGCAGCAGTCATAGTGGGTCCAGTGACTGAAGGGTCACTTCTATTAATATTTGCCATTTATGCCATCCACAAGATCGTGGAACACAATGCAGGATCCTCTTCAGGATCCCCTTATGGTAAGTTAAGTTGTGTAAGGGCAGTTTTCTCAGCAGCAGCCGAGGTACCACTGTTTGCAGTTTTAATCATAATTTACTTTAAAACCGGGACCATGACCCTGAGTAGCATTGTCAGTTTCCAGGCTGCCAGCGGACCCCTTATATACAGTATACCTTTAGCCGCTGCCATGTTCTTCGTTTTAATACTTTCTAAAGCACCTTACTCTCCCTTCGCCATAACCAAGGGTAAAGATATCATTTCAGGATACGAAACTGAACACTTCGGATTGCTCCGTGGTTACCTGATGATGTCAGAGTCAATTGCATGGTATATGCTTTTATGGGTGTTTTTAACAGTATTTATTGGTGGATTAAGTCCACTTTGGTATCTAGTGGGTATGGTCCTCATGTCTGCAATTGTGGCCCTTATAAATGCCACTACCCCTATCTTAAACCCCAATCATTCCATAATGATGCAGGTTAGCTTTGCAATAATTGGAATCGTAGGTTCCTTTGCACTTTTACTATATTAACAGGAGAAACATCCGCCCCCTATTGAACGGAAAAACACTTCTACTACACAACAGGAGAAACAAAAAAATGGAAATGCAAGAAAAAGACACACTATTCCTCATGACCCTGGCAGCCTTTGGTGCTGTTTTGGCCAGCGGTTTGGCCGCATTTTTACAGTGGATTGTAGTTTTACCACTCACCATAGCAGTTTTTCTCTTAATGATTCTCACTTACTTACTTCACAGTAAAGGAGCCATTCACTTCTCAGAGAATGCTGAGAAATGGGCCATGATCCTAACTCTCCTGGTGTTCATAGCCGCATTTATATACCTTTACCGGCCTGTTTAAATGGTGATTAAATGAATGAAACAATTTACTTACTTTACATACTTTCCTTTGTAGTGGGATCCATAGTGGGACTGGTGGCAAGTTACCGGAAATACAAGGCACCCTATGCCATTGGAAAGCTTGATGCCCTAGCTGTGGTGCTGGCTGTTATAGGCTGGACACTGGCCATTAACAGCGCACTAATCACTTTCATACCTTATTACATCACTATAACCATAGGCGTGTTCCTCCTGGCAATGGTGCTAGGGATGAGACCAGGTTATGGTCGTAACGAGACATTTATCGGCATTATAGTTGCCGGAGTCATCTGGATTATAAGGACGGTGATCCTTTGAGCAAAGAGGATACAGAAAAAACTGGTGACATATCCAGTTTGGATGAAGATGATATACTGCGCATCATGAAGATGCGAATTGTTGAAAGTTACCGCTGGAAACTGGATATAGTTGAACCTATCTCCAAGGAACTGGGAATTTCAGAAGATGAACTGGAAGAAATATTAATCAGAAGGTTGGATATGGCCAGTTTAGAGGCCTTACACCCGCGCTATGAATCATCAAGGCATCACTGTATAAAAGAAAAACTGCACTCTGACTTGAGATTATGCTGGTTATCAGATGCTATGAACATATTATCTGAAGAAGAAACTGAAGAAATTAAGAATAAAATTGCTGCTGAAATATTAACAGAAGGTAAATCTTACCAGGAAGCCTTAGAAGACGGTAGGAAAGATTTACTGAAATATCTAATGAGATAAGTCGAGGTAAATCAATGTTAGATGCCCTTAAAGATGTTGTAAGGAAAAGTTCAATTCACGTATGCCTTATTAACACTGGAGGATGTAACGGCTGTGACATCGAAGTGGTGGCACTCTTATCACCCCGCTACGATTTAGAACAGTACGGTATCTACGTCCATAACAACCCCAGGGAAGCCGATGTAATACTGGTAACCGGGGCCATGTCTGAACAGTGGAAAAAGAACCTGCAAAGAATTTACGCTAAAGCCCCAGAACCCAAGATAGTGGTGGCAATAGGAAACTGTCCCTTAACAGGGGATGTTTTCAACCAGGAAGGATGCAAAATATACGCCCCTGTATCTGATTTCATTCCAGTGGATGCTGAAATACCTGGATGCCCACCCAGACCAACGGAGATATTAGCTGCTATTTTAGCTGTGGGCCCTGATGCCATAGCAGCCAAAGGGAGGCAAAAAGAATGATACTTCCAATTGGGCCCATACATCCCGCACTTAAAGAACCAGTACGCCTCAAACTCAAAACTAGAGGAGAAAAGGTCATAAGTGCCGAAATAGATTATGGGTACGTTCATAGAGGAATAGAAAAAGTAATGGAAGGTAAAACCTGGCAGAAAGGAATATTCCTCTCAGAGAGAGTTTGTGGGATCTGTTCTTACATCCACACCCAGACCTTTGCCGAGACCTT from Methanobacterium sp. Maddingley MBC34 encodes the following:
- a CDS encoding GDP-D-mannose dehydratase (PFAM: NAD dependent epimerase/dehydratase family~TIGRFAM: GDP-mannose 4,6-dehydratase); amino-acid sequence: MNWKDKNVLITGIGGFAGSYLAKELISRETNVYGLIRRRADGTIAKNIIDRGIAGEVNLIEGDLTDVTSLADALDHSQPDYIFHLAAQSFVERSFHNSQETQNINCMGTANLLETVRVKDSDSKIVFAGSSEEYGLVLSSQEQYENAKKDYGTIFPEPENIPEVPINETNPLRPMSPYAVSKVYGDYLMRNYYHSYGVDAVVSRAFNHEGAGRGIMFVTSVVTNQIMKLKFGEIDRIVIGNLNALRDWSHVKDIVNGYLLLAEKGQGGEVYNQGSMRTNSVLSYILLGLEEAGWDVNKIEAANGGKEIQDPTESDESPIFGIKFPKTKVDQLILEGELEYTIEDKGIKVDTQQGDVMVEFNPDRFRPAEVPILLADTNKIQKLGAKIEYSLNNILNDQLNYFLKKENRSL
- a CDS encoding membrane protein involved in the export of O-antigen and teichoic acid (PFAM: Polysaccharide biosynthesis protein), which gives rise to MSNVRIMAKNTTVLFVSQLLTYVIGFFVTIYSARYLGVEGYGILSYALALGGILIVFTELGLSTLSIREISRDKSLAQKYTSNILVIKVVLSLITILATFVIVNVMNYPQNTAYIIYIIMGSYVINAFTTILSSLSQAYEKMEYLSLGSILNSIIMLMGVLLVTHYQLGIVIFASIYLFDNLICLIYWIIISAWKFILPKIEFDWNFSKITMKESIPFAITGIFALIAFRIDTVMLSLLSGDVAVGFYTAAYKLMEVMIFIPAVYVTSIYPIFSRFHVSSRDILKFSYEKSFQYMIILSLPIAVGTTLLADEIILLIYQSGFAASIVALQIVIWAIPLIFFNNVLATSMASINKQRDAMKIVFFAMIFNIIMNLIFIPLYGFMAAACVTVLTELFTFTFYARNMSRYGFKIHLTKILSKPVIASLVMGIFITLINLNLFLEIFISVIIYFGVLFLLKTFKEEDFDLIKQMKNKE
- a CDS encoding putative membrane protein (overlaps another CDS with the same product name) — its product is MIIHANVFSYVIALAAALILSLVLRLPLLPEKPMRQSWTISAVFPTAVLAIGFYAMLCELGYQGYIVALITGIITALFAKFILEKVVPTPESDKVEEEGSHE
- a CDS encoding putative membrane protein (overlaps another CDS with the same product name), with translation MNEILGIVIAAVISWLNFVLIDTWMGLPEGPGVKGADVIGRSIKERGGDLAGGFFQGNIVCSPDASAGTLLASIGCYAIGTPEGGLIAAVLVYFGNRLCADPGYAGTTGALSITVIIFLTSLIGFKTEYFIIGMVLAIVTIQGLYHPGASRLLGKIAEKMGRHTKLT
- a CDS encoding putative membrane protein (overlaps another CDS with the same product name~PFAM: Predicted membrane protein (DUF2109)); amino-acid sequence: MLIEILGIIVVLMALRTLVAQNRSERLLYLNVIGFSMSAIIALYIQTPFGAIIAITFFITSTLSSNAIAYSLGRVKEEILVK
- a CDS encoding putative membrane protein (overlaps another CDS with the same product name~PFAM: Predicted membrane protein (DUF2108)); translation: MYLDFVNLTTVSAALALIGTAGIIALPKPLDKVIMFALLQGGFIGMIIAAKYLDVAMAAAIFDPISIIILLIGIIKLNEVRKKKEESQEEGNLA
- a CDS encoding putative membrane protein (overlaps another CDS with the same product name~PFAM: Predicted membrane protein (DUF2107)) — translated: MLDIYIWFYTGVALTILGGVATAIGPGVKDPIVRTLNTEIAAVGVSLIFLTYNHTIALLTYIAATTIITMILLRAIVRLEEVGAKL
- a CDS encoding putative membrane protein (overlaps another CDS with the same product name~PFAM: Predicted membrane protein (DUF2106)), whose protein sequence is MISIGRLWNALANPKRIPRLFSVILGVLLLAGFLVPMGLNDNQLYPRPAPQLQIDEQDPLAPYDRGGSPLTAPGIVKSQYPQFSPESGMVTGYLSPIAISVSNTTLYYGTSIYSSPGGLIDEILYYSRGFDTVLESSILMMAFVIASWVALNFTMKRREDE
- a CDS encoding putative membrane protein (overlaps another CDS with the same product name~PFAM: Predicted membrane protein (DUF2105)), whose product is MSASVLVPSVVSPIVVSLYIPAIFTGLIVGLIGLLAISYQKNDLSALILTDIVGIGMLIMVAAVGTDLAESLILPGLVVELAEILAISEILMSREIRKQGKDVDLIPLPMKMDMEILTTAPNFLAVILIAYGAFLTGFTGGAVAGGGILIYVLSRRVRGVPADIWEGVAGVSGIAWCLWLVGFVIFFVFPQFWLLALFLAAFGVFIKVTFKMGLIGVIGREEFKKE
- a CDS encoding putative membrane protein (overlaps another CDS with the same product name~PFAM: NADH dehydrogenase I, subunit N related protein) → MDIIILGQQLLGYIPLGDIVLYMAPLNLFMFAGALAFTTLIAISKTETQVEAEFGTLKDKGVTVDKKEFKIRRFLAIVCGLATAGAMITGDVFDFTLFVCLIGIVNIGIVAAVKQVDVLDAAFQYGLVAMIATLPLFGGAALILAATGTISLLEIVNIPTTAMMVFGSLLLFLGVAGETGVAPFYATKAEMFRTPGSPFLLIIHLSSLLVIVRVIEILLIINKPF
- a CDS encoding formate hydrogenlyase subunit 4 (PFAM: NADH dehydrogenase) is translated as MIILNLMANILLNVLIAFLVGSVLFGLQRKIMARIQMRPGPPIIQHLLHTLKFFIKESSFPQTAAMPFYIAITAMLCVIWVAAVIVGPVTEGSLLLIFAIYAIHKIVEHNAGSSSGSPYGKLSCVRAVFSAAAEVPLFAVLIIIYFKTGTMTLSSIVSFQAASGPLIYSIPLAAAMFFVLILSKAPYSPFAITKGKDIISGYETEHFGLLRGYLMMSESIAWYMLLWVFLTVFIGGLSPLWYLVGMVLMSAIVALINATTPILNPNHSIMMQVSFAIIGIVGSFALLLY
- a CDS encoding putative membrane protein (PFAM: Predicted membrane protein (DUF2104)) — translated: MNETIYLLYILSFVVGSIVGLVASYRKYKAPYAIGKLDALAVVLAVIGWTLAINSALITFIPYYITITIGVFLLAMVLGMRPGYGRNETFIGIIVAGVIWIIRTVIL
- a CDS encoding hypothetical protein (PFAM: Domain of unknown function (DUF1959)), whose translation is MSKEDTEKTGDISSLDEDDILRIMKMRIVESYRWKLDIVEPISKELGISEDELEEILIRRLDMASLEALHPRYESSRHHCIKEKLHSDLRLCWLSDAMNILSEEETEEIKNKIAAEILTEGKSYQEALEDGRKDLLKYLMR
- a CDS encoding Ni,Fe-hydrogenase III small subunit (PFAM: NADH ubiquinone oxidoreductase, 20 Kd subunit), with product MLDALKDVVRKSSIHVCLINTGGCNGCDIEVVALLSPRYDLEQYGIYVHNNPREADVILVTGAMSEQWKKNLQRIYAKAPEPKIVVAIGNCPLTGDVFNQEGCKIYAPVSDFIPVDAEIPGCPPRPTEILAAILAVGPDAIAAKGRQKE